CTTCGGTGATGTAGCCCGTGAGGTCGGGAATCGGATGCGTGACGTCGTCGTCGGGCATCGTGAGAATGGGGATCTGCGTGATCGATCCCGGTTTTCCCTGAATGATTCCGGCTCGCTCATAGAGCGATGCAAGGTCGGTGTACATGTAGCCGGGGTAACCGCGCCGCCCAGGAATCTCCTCGCGCGCGGTGGCAATCTCGCGGAGCGCTTCGCAATAGTGCGTCATGTCGGCGATCACCACGAGCACGTGCAGGCCGCATTCGTATGCGAGATGCTCAGCGGCGGTGAGCGCGAGTCGGGGCGCATGCAGCCGTTCCACCGCCGGATGCGACGCTTGGTTCAGGTAAAGTACGGTGCGGGGGAGTGCTCCGCTGGCCCGCACGCGGTCGAGAAAATCGCGCGTCTCACGCGCGGTGATGCCGACGGCGGCAAACACCACGGCAAAGGGCTCGTGCCGCGGCGCGCGCGCCCACTCCACAATGCGCGCGGCGATCTCGAGCCCTGGGAGCCCTGGTCCACTGAAGATCGGAAGTTTCTGGCCGCGCACGAGCGTGTTCATGGCATCGATGGCGCTGATGCCGGTTTCAATAAAGTCGCGTGGCCGAGCGCGGCGCACCGGGTTGATGGGTGCGCCATCAATAGGACGAAGGGCTTCGCCTACCGGAGCCGGGAGTCCGTCCACCGGCGCGCCGTGGCCGTCAAAGGCGCGTCCGAGCAGTTCGCGCCCGACCACCGTGGTCGCCACTTCGCCGGTGAGAATGATCTCGGCGCGATCGGGCGCGAGGCCCACGGTTTCGTCGAGCAACTGCACGACCGTGGCGTGCTCGCCGGCATCAATCACCTGCCCGCGGCGGTCAGCGATCCCTGGTTGACGCACCACCACCCACTCGCCGAGCGAAACGCCGCGGGTGCGTTCAAGGAAAAGCAGGGGGCCGCCGGCTGCGGCAGCGCCATGGTGCGTGACGTCAATGCGCGGGCTCATGCGTTCACTCCGTCGCGTTTCGCGGCGAGGGCGCGGCGCGTGGGCGCGAGATCGAGCGCGGCAAACGCGGTGCCGGAGGCGAGGGCGCGCTCCCCGTCGCGAAACGCTTCGAGGGCGGCGTGCGCAAGCGCGTACGTTTGCTGCGGTGAACTAATGGCATCGTGCGGGTGATATGCATTCTGCCGGAGCACCACTTCGCGCACGATGGCGGCAACGTCCATGACGAGATGATCGTGATCTTCGAGCGCGTCGGGTCCCACCAGACTCGCGATGTCGCGGAGCTCCCGTTCTTTTTGCAGTAACGCAAGCAGGTCGGCGCGCACGGCGGCCCACTGCTCGCCTCCATGCGTGGTGAACCAGGGCGCGACTTGATCGGCGTAGAGTGAGAAGCTGCTTTCCCAGTCCACGGCTGGATAATGCCGCTGGTGTGCGAGCGATGCGTCGAGCGCCCACATCGCGCCGGTGACGCGCAACGCCGCTTGCGTGACCGGCTCAGAAAAATCGCCGCCGGGCGGAGAGATGGCGCCGATGATCGTGACCGCGCCCTCACGCGTGGGTGCACCAAGGGGGCGCACGCGGCCTGCGCGTTCAAAGAACTGTCCAAGGCGGCTCGCTAGATATGTGGGATAGCCCTCTTCTCCGGGCATCTCTTGCTGTCGTGCCGCCATTTCGCGGAGCGCCTCTGCCCAGCGCGAGGTGGAGTCAATCATGAGTGCCACGCGATTGCCTTGATCGCGGAAAT
This region of Gemmatimonadota bacterium genomic DNA includes:
- a CDS encoding V-type ATP synthase subunit B, with amino-acid sequence MSPRIDVTHHGAAAAGGPLLFLERTRGVSLGEWVVVRQPGIADRRGQVIDAGEHATVVQLLDETVGLAPDRAEIILTGEVATTVVGRELLGRAFDGHGAPVDGLPAPVGEALRPIDGAPINPVRRARPRDFIETGISAIDAMNTLVRGQKLPIFSGPGLPGLEIAARIVEWARAPRHEPFAVVFAAVGITARETRDFLDRVRASGALPRTVLYLNQASHPAVERLHAPRLALTAAEHLAYECGLHVLVVIADMTHYCEALREIATAREEIPGRRGYPGYMYTDLASLYERAGIIQGKPGSITQIPILTMPDDDVTHPIPDLTGYITEGQIVLSRELHRRGVTPPIDVLPSLSRLMSGGIGEGRTRPEHREWSDQLYASYARGREARSMAAIVGESGLPAGDRRALAFAESFEQTFINQSGRRTIDETFAVGWQLLHTLPSDDLTRLSAATLAAHGTAS